The Myxococcales bacterium genomic sequence TCTGAGTGGTCGTGGCGGCGTCCCGGCCCCCGGTATTGGCCTGATCCCGACTCTCGGTGTCAAGCTGCGGGTGGGTTACGCCGAATGCGGATGTGACCTCCGCGTCGCGACTTCCCCGTGCCCTCTCAAGCTCTCCGCTCGCCGACTCGTATGCGCCGCCTTTGCGCCGTGGCCCTCGCCGTGGCCCTGGCTGGTTTTGGGGCCTATGGCCCTGCGGCCCGGGCGGACGATCTTTGGGAGCCCGCGTTCGACCCGCGCTATGTCGTTTCGCCTCCGCTCGGCAAGGGCCCCGACGGCGAGGGGCGCGTTCTGCGAGTGAACCCGCGCTTTCGGACCCGGGCCGCTCCCGCCCCGCACAGCCCGCGGGTGCTCGGTGCCGAAGACGTCATGCGGGTGGGGGAAGTGGTGGTGGTCGCTGGGGATCCCGAGACCATCACCTCGAACAATGGCCAGCTCGGCGTGGACCCGGCGGCGCTGGGGAACGTCACGCAAAAGGCGCTGGCCTTTGCCGGCGATCACTACGAAATCGTCACCGTCTGGCAGACCTTCGTGGATCGGGGCACGGACGCCTTGGCGTACGCCCTGAACGTGAAGAACGAGGTTGCGGGGCTGGGCGAACGACTGCGCGTGCAGGACCTGTCCCGCATGTATGGCTCGCAAGGCGTGCTGCGGACCGTGGTCAACATGAAGGACCTCGGCCTGGGCTCCACCGATGATCGGATCAACTGGGACAAGACCCTCGAGACCTGGGGGCAGGAGACGGGCCATCGCTTCATGGCCTTTTTGGAGGTACGTGATCCGCGCACTGGCAGGGCCAGCGACCTCCTTCTCGGCCGGGACTGCGCCCACTTCGATTGGTTCGTGGACACCCGGGCCTCCGTGCAAGACGGGCTTGCCTGGGTCGACAACGCCAACGGCACGTTCACCTGGAACGAGCGGGCCAAGCGCTTCGGCCCTCTTGACCTCTACGGCATGGGCCTCATGCCCGCCGACGAGCTGCCCCCATTTTTTGCGATCGTCGACGTGCCCAATTACACGCGGCCGAGTTGTGAAGCCTACCAGCCAGGGCGCATTCCCACACAGAACACGGTCTCGGGCACCCGCCTCGATCTCACGAGCGACGATCTCATCGCCGCGAACGGCCCTCGTGAACCCGCAGCCTCGAGCGGGTACGTACGAGAGCTCCAGGTCGTGCTCACGCGGCCGAACGAAAGCGTGACGAGCGTGACCGCCGTAGGCCTTGCGCAGCGGATCGACAGGGCCCGCCTGTGGTGGGAGGACTGGGTGCGCGTGGCCAGCGGCAACCGCCTCGTGGTGTGTAGCCAGTCCACGCAGGATTGCGGCGACGCCCGTTCGGATGTGGTGGGCGTGGAGGTCGTCGAGCCGGCCGTTCCGCGCCTGGGCCCGGTGGCGTTCCGCATGGACCTCGCCAACACCGGCGCCCAGCCCGCCACCGGGTTGCGGGGCTGGATCGAGGTGCGGGCGGGAGACCGCCTGTATTCGTCCGGACTTCCCCGTGACCTCGAACCGCTGCCGGCGGGCGCGACCCGCTCCGAGACCTTCATGGTCGATCTGCCTGACATTCCCTGCGGCGCCGAAATGAGCGTGGTGGGTCGCACCCAGAGCGCGTTCCACTACGACCGCCGCCGGGTCTCGCGCCCCGTCGGGGTGAAGACCGTGTGGACCGAGGATTTCGAGAGCGAGGGGGGCTGGAGCGTAAACCCGGAGGGCACCGACACCGGGCAAGGGGCCACGTGGGAGCGCGGAAAGCCCGAGCTCAGTTTCGTCGTCAACCGACAGACGCAACCGGACGCGGCTCACAGTGGCGCTGGGGCCTTCAGCACAGGTCGCGTGCCTCCGGAAGCGGGCAGCACGGGAGGATTCGCCAAGCGGGGGCGGGTGACGCTGCAATCCCCCGTGTTGCCCTTGGCGGGCTTGCGCCAGCCAGCCCTGCGGTACTTCGTGACCTTTGCCGGCATGCGGTCGGTGGGCAGCGGCCAGATCGAGAGCAGCCCGCAGGCCTCCCTCTCCGTGTATGTCCGAGCGGTGGGTGACGCGCCCGACGCCGGCGCAGACTCTTCGTGGACCGAGATCGACCGGCTGAGCGACGCCATCTTCGTCGAGTGGCAGGAACGTGTGGTGGCCATGCCGCCTGCGCTCGCCGGGGCCTCCGCCTTGCAGCTGCGCTTCGTGGCCGCCGACGACCATGGGGATGGCCTGGGAGGCGTCGAGGCCGCCATCGACGACGTCTCGATGACCTCCGTCCTGCCGGGGTGCGAAACGCCGAACACGGTCGATGCGGGTGAGGGCCCGGCACTCGATGACGAAGGCGGTTGCGGATGCCACCTCGGGGGACGCACGAAGGAGCCCAGGCTTCTGACGTTCGGGTGCCTGCTGGCCTGGCTCGCGCGCCGCCGCCGGTCTACTTCTCCGCCGTCTCCGTGAGGATGTTGATGTGAGCGGCGCCCGCGCGCTTCGCAATCGACATCAGATCCACCGCCGAGCCCAGCGCCACGTTCTTGTCGCCCCGGATGAGCAAGACATCGGACTCCACGCTGGCAAAGGCCTGGCGCAATTCGGCCTCGAGATTCTCGGGAGCGATCTTCTTGTTGAAGAGGTAGATCTCGTTCGCCTTCGTGATGGTCAAGACGGGATCGGTGCGCCGTTTGGTCACGGGCCCTGCCGATTGGGATTTCGGCAACGAGACCTTGACGCCCGAGCGGGAGGCTTTCTCCGTCTCGACCATCGCGGTGGAGGTCACCATGAAGATGATGAGCAACACCAAGAACACGTCAGTGAGTGGCGTGATGTTGATCTCGGCGACGATGGACTCGCTCCCGCCGCCGTCATCGTCGACGGCGGCATCGTTCATGTTTACGCCCATGCCCATGATGGCGCCTTTCAGGCCGCGCTGTCGGCGGCGGCTTCAGTCTTGGTCGGCTTGATGGCCTCGGCAGGCGCGGGGCTCGTCTTCATCTCCCCGAGAGCCATGAGGAACTCTTCACAGAAGAGCTTGTACTGCACCCCAATGGCGCCCACGCGCGCCACGAAGTAGTTGTAAGCAATGACAGCATAGATCGCCACCATGAGGCCCGCCGCCGTGGCCACCAGCGCGGCCGCGATGCCGCCCGCAACCACCTTGAAGCCGCCCGTGCCCGCAGCCGCCATCGATTGGAAGGCCTTGAGGATACCCACCACGGTTCCGAACAGCCCCACGAAGGGTGCTGACGAGCCCACGGTTCCAAGGGCCCACAAATACCTCTTGAACTGCGAGGTCACGGCGAGCCTTTGCGACGTCACGACCGCGGCCGTTTTGTCGGGGTACTTCTTGTACGTCTTGAGCCCTTTGTCGAAGACCTCGGCCAACGGCTCGTTCGAGGTCTCGGAGAGCGCGACGGCCTTGGGCAAATCCTGGGCCTCGATGGCCGCGATCACCCGGTCCTTGAAGGCCTCGGATTTGGGCAGAACGTTCCACAGGCTGTAGAAGCGCTCGCAGATGACGGTCAAGCCGGCCAGGGACCAAAGCAGCAGCAGTCCGAGGATCAGCCATTCGTCGCGAATGAGATCGCGTAGAGTTTCCCAGGTCATTGATCGCCGCAAGCATAGCTCCAAACTGCGGGCGGGGCATGCACGCTGTACAATGCTGCGCCGATGGCCCGCGCTGCCGTGAATCCCGTCGCCGCTTTGCCCCGCACGCACATCAGTCTCGGTGGGGGCCTTGCTTCGTGCGAGGTGGTGTCCACGGTTGCCGAGTTGCTCGGGGTGGGGGCGCCTCTGTGGTGGGTCTTGGCACGTTTGCCGATGAGCACGCCCCTTCGTTTGGGGGCGGTGCTGTCCGCCACGCTGTGCCTGGCCTCCCTCCTGCGGCTCTTGGACGTGGCGCGTCCCCTTCTGGCCGTGCATGCCCGCCGTGTGCGGGGGGACGTGGTCCCTCCTGCGCTCGGTGACTCCGCCCAGCGCGCGCTCACACATTTGCCGGGGGAAACAGGGGTCATACGCTTCTGCGCCTGGGTCTTCGTCGTGCTCGTCACCCTTGGATGGGCGGTGGCGTTCAAGGCCTTGGGGCCGGGCGCGGCCTTACGCATCGCAGGCATGAGCGTGATTCACGCGGCGGGCGTGGCGGCGCTGCGGGCGCGGCTCTTCGAGGGCTGGCTGCGCCGGCGGCGACCGTGGTTGCTCCCCAACGTGGACGGCATGCGCGTCTACATGGTCGTCTACCGGCGCCGGCTGGCGCGGGCTGCCGTCCTGGTGCTTGCGGTCGGGCACGGGGTCTGGCTGTGGCTCACCGAGGCCACGGTGGGCGTGGGGGGCGCCGATCTGGGCGCGTGGGGTTGGCCGGCCCTGGCGGTGGCTCTCGTGTTCTGGGCCCGTTCGTTGCGTCGCCGCACCAGGGCCATCGAGGCGTATTTCGACCTCGTCTACCGCCGCCCGTCCACGAGAGGTCCTTCGCGAGACGAACCGGCCGCGGTGCCGGCATTCAAGGCTGCTCAGGGGCTGCCCTACCGCCTTTCGTCCTACCTGGTGATGAGTCTCGCCCTCACTTTTTTGGCGGCGGTGGCGCTCGGGCGGTGGTGGTTGCGCTTCGACGCGCAGGTGGCAGCCCGTTTGCTCATCGTGGGCGTGGTGGTGGTGCTTGCCGCCGGCGGCTTCACGCTGATGCTGCTGCGGCGAGTGATGAACCCCTACCTGCGCCATTTGGGCTCGCGACACCACTTGCCGCTTGGCACGATTCGCGCCCCCGTGGGGCTGGGGGGGCGGCTTGCCGTCGTGCTGGCGTCGTTTGGTGCCTGTCTGGCGGGTCCCTGGGTCTTGGTTCACGTGGCGCCCGGGCCCGCGAGCCTCTTGCCCGGGCTCGTGGGGCTGCTTTTGGCAACGGGCCTGGCCCTGCTCTTCGTACGCGACACCGTGGCGCCGCTCATCGCGCTCGAGCTGCGCTCCGAAGAGATGGCCCGCGGCGAGCTGGCGCGGCCCGTGTCGCCCGCGGGCGAAGCCGACGAGATCGGACGCCTCACCGTGGCCTTCGAGGAGATGCGGCGGGCGCTGCGCGATCGCCTGCGCTCCACCGAGTCGATCAACGTCGACCTCGAAAGGGAAGTGCGGCGCCGGACCGAAGCTCTCGAAAAGCGGAACACCGAGCTGGCGGAGGCGCTCGAGAAGCTACACCGCGCACAGGACGATCTCGTGCGCTCCGAGAAGCTGGCCTCCATGGGTCGGCTCGTGGCTGGCATCGCCCACGAGATCAACAACCCCGTCAACGCGGTCATCAACACACTCGAGCCGCTCACTGAGCAGCTGGACGAGATCGAGCGGGCCGCGGGCGCGGGCGACGTGCTGGCTTTGTCTCGCGACGCCAAGGACATGTTGGGGGTCATCCGGCGCGGAGCTGCGCGCACGCGCGCCATCGTCCGCGCGCTCCACAACTACTCGCGCGGTGACGACCAACAGTTCCGCAGCGTGGATCTGGGCCGGGTCGTCAACGACACGCTCGATCTGCTGCGCCACCAGCTCCGCGAGGTCGACGTGCACGTGGACGTGCCTTCACCCTGTGAGGTCTGGGCCGTCCCGGGGCAAATCGATCAGGTCGTCATGAACGTGGTGGTGAACGCCGCGCAGGCGCTCACGGGAAGAAAGGGACATATCTCCATTCGGGTCGTGCCCACGGACGATACCTGGGACCTTTTCATCGCGGATGATGGCCCGGGGATCCCGAAGGATGTGCTGCCCAAGATCTTTGATCCCTTCTTCACCACGAAGAACGTGGGTGAGGGCGCGGGGCTTGGCCTCTCGATCGTTCACGGCATCATCGAGCGGCACGGGGGAACCGTACGGGTGGACAGCGGCGACGAAGGCACCACGTTCGTGCTCAGTCTGCCTCTGCGGGCCCGGGACCCTTCGAGCGCCGCTGGCTGACCCTACGCCACGACCACGGAGCCAAGACCCCATTCGCCCATGAACGCCAGGACCCTCTGCTCCAGATCGCGACCCGCCCAGGCCAGGCTCGATTCAGGAACCCCCAAAAGCCGGGTGCCTTCCTGCAACACCGGCCCCAGCTCGGCGTCGTCGATCGGCCCCATGTCGAGCCCCGAACGCTCCACGAGCGCGTTGGCCAAACACACGAAGTTGCTGATGGCGTGGGGCTTCCAGGGGTCGTAGGCATAGGGCTCGGCGATGCAGTGGCGAATGGGTGAGGGGAATCCCCACTTCACGGCCATGAGTCGACCCACGGTGGTCTGCCCTCCCCGAATCACCCGAACCCAGTCGTCCTCGGGAAGCCACCGGTGCAGGCCCGTGCGCAAGAGGCGTCGTTCCGAGTCGAGCAGCAAGCACGCCATCACGGGTTTACCCAGGTCGTGCAGGAGCCCGCCCACGAACGCGCTCTCGGCCAGTTCGCCGTGGAGGCCGCCCGCGAACCCGGCAAGGTCCCGCGCCACCAGCGCGACGGCCACGGCGTGTTCCCAGATGCGTCGGCGCGCGCGGTTGATCCCGTCGTTTCGCGAAACGACGAGCCGTTCGCAACCCGCGTCGTCAATCACGATGCGAACGATGCGCGCGCCCAGCCGTTTGAGGGCACCCGCGATCGTGAGCACCGCGGTCCCGTCGGAGTACGACGGGCTATTGGCCACGCGAAGCAGCCGCGCCACCGCGAGCGGATCGGACTCGATCGCCCGGCCCACGGCGTCCGGATCGAAGGGGCTCTCGCCCAACGCGGATGCGGCCCTGCGAAGCACCCAGGGCAAGCCGGGCAGGGTCAGGTCGTCGTCGCTGACCCGCTTGAGGACCACTCGGCTCAACTCGGCGACGAGAGCGTCGGAGGCATTGTCCACGTTCGCCGATTGTATACGTGTTCCCGCAGCTCCGTAAGCGGCCGGGAAAAGACCGCCCGCTCGGCCAAGGGTGGACTCCGCGTGGTCGAAATCTGTCCCTCGACCAGGGCTGGGATTAACCTGCCCGCAACCTATCCGCGCCCTTAGCGCAGGAATTCCGGGGCCGTTGGCGATCCTTCGAGCGGGAAATTTGACGGCTCTGGGATCTGATTTAGTGTGTGAATGTAGGTCTAGTTCCTACCAATCAGCGTAAATAGAGGACCGTAATGGCTGCCAAGGGAAAGACATCCAACGCCCCGTCGCGGGGCCGTGCCAAAGAGCTGGCCGGCATCGGCCTGCTTGGGTTCGGTATTTTCTCCTTGATTTCAATGGTTTCCGAACAGGCCGGCGCTCGGGGCTTGATGGGCCCCGGAGGAGCCGCCACGGCCCGCATGCTCTACGCCCTGGCGGGGTTCGCCTCGTACCTGCTCGTCGGTGCTCTGCTGGTGCTGGCCGTGCGCAGCTTTCGCGGCCGATCCCTGTGGGCCGGCATCGCCGAGACAGTCGGAGCCCTTGGGCTGGTAGCGGGCCTGGCCGTGTTGCTTCACCTGCCCTTCGCCACGCGACATACGGCAGCCAGCGGGCCCGGGGGCCTGCTGGGCCAGTGGCTCGGCGAGATCCTCGCAAGCTTCATCGGCACCGTGGGCGCGGCCCTGGCCGCTGCGACCGTGCTTTTCGTATCGCTTACGTTCGTGTCCCGCCTGCGCGCGGAACACGCGCTCGGCTTCGTGGGCGCCGTTTCGCTCAAGAGCTTCGCTTTGGCCCGCGAGGCCGTGGGCGCTCTCGGTCGGTTGGTCGTCGAGATGTTCCCGCGCCGCGATCCGTCTGAAGACCTGGACGAGGACGAGGACGAGGACGAGGACGAGCCGGAGAGTGAGCCGCCGGCCCTCGCCGCCGTGGCCCCTGCCGAGCCACAAGGAAAAGGCCGCAAGCACAAGCGCTTGGCTGCCGTCGACCGCACCGACGCCTTCGAGAAGACTCTCGTGAGCTTTCCCGGCAAGCCCCTCGAAGACGACGAAAGCGAAGCCGTGCGTGTGGGCGCAGGGCCGAGACTCAAAGCGCCCCGCGAGCCCAAAGAGACCGCCAAGGGGCGCAAGCCGCGGGGCCGAGGCCCCGAGGCGAGCCCGGGAGCGGGCCTTCCCCAGGCGGCCGAGCGGGATGCGGGCGATGTGCGCCCGCCCCTGGCCGCGCGTGCCCCAGCGGCCGACCTCGACGTCGACGACGAGGACATCGAAGCCCAGTCGCCGCTCATCCGCAGTGCGGCGGAAGAAGAGGGAGGCGAAGACCTCGCCGCCCGGGACGACGACGCCCTCAAGCCCTCCGACATTCCCATCATCGTTGCGCCCGCGGTACGCCCGCCCGAACCCCCGAAGAAGCACGAAGGGCCAAGCTTCATCAAGCTCTCGGAGGGAGATTTTCGTCTGCCGTCCACGGAGCTCCTCGCCTATGAGCCTCCCAAGGGAGAGGTGCTCGATCGTCAGGCGCTTTACGAGATGGCGGAGCGGCTCGAGCAGGCTTTCTCGAACTACGGGGTCAAGGGCAAAGTCAAGGAGATCCACATGGGGCCCGTGGTCACCATGTACGAGTTTGCGCCCGCTCCTGGCACGCGCACCGGCAAGATCGCACGTCTCGAGGACGACCTGGCCATGGCGCTCGAAGCTCAGGCGGTGCGCATCGTGGCCCCCATCCCCGGCAAAGCCGTGGTGGGCGTCGAGGTGCCGAACAAGCTGCGCGAGACGGTCTACCTCAAGGAGATTCTCGAGGATCGCTGCTTCACGGACGCGGGCAGCAAGCTGCAGGTCTGCCTCGGCAAGGACATCAAGGGCAGCCCTGTCAGCGTGAACCTGGCGAAGATGCCGCACCTCCTCGTGGCGGGCACCACCGGCTCGGGCAAGTCGGTGGCGGTCAACTCCATGATCACGAGTATGCTTTACAACGCCTCTCCCGAGGAGGTGCGCTTCATCATGGTGGATCCCAAGATGCTCGAGCTCTCGATCTACGAGGGCATCCCGCACCTGCTGCTGCCCGTCGTGACCGATCCCACCAAGGCGAACCTGGCCCTGCGCTGGGCGGTGGAGGAGATGGAGCGCCGCTACGAGCTGCTCGCCAAGACCGGCGTGCGCGACATCGCCGGCTTCAACGTCAAGGTCGAAAAGCACCTGTCCGACAAGAGCCGTCAGATGGCCGAAGCCAAGGCCGCGGCCGAGGCTGCAGGAGATGCCGCTCAGGTGTTCGACACGGCCGGTGTCATCGACCTCGCCTTGGCAGAAGACGAGTCGGCCCGGCAGGCGGCCACGACCGAAGACGACCTGAAGGCGAAGCTGCCCTACATCGTCATCGTCATCGACGAGTTCGCTGACCTCATGATGGTCGCGCCGAAAGACGTCGAGACCTCGGTGGCGCGCATCGCGCAGAAGGCGCGCGCGGCCGGTCTGCACCTCATCCTCGCCACCCAGCGCCCCTCTGTGGACGTGATCACGGGCCTCATCAAGGCAAACTTCCCAAGTCGCATCGCTCTGCAGGTGGCCTCGCGGATCGATTCTCGCACCATCCTCGACCAGCCCGGCGCCGAAACGCTACTGGGCAACGGCGACATGTTGTTCTCGGACCGCGGCACGAAGTTGCGCCGCGTGCACGGTGCCTTCCTGTCGGACCAGGAGGTGCACGACGTTGTGCACTTCCTGACCAAGCAGGCCAAGCCGGTGTACGACATGGACATCCTCAAGCCGCGTGATGAAGAGGGGGCCGAGGACGGCGGCGCGCCGCGAGAGAACGACTTTTCCGATCCCCTCTACGATCAAGCCGTCGCGATTGTGTGCGACACACGCCAGGCCTCGGTCAGCTTCATCCAGCGCCGGCTGCAGATTGGGTACAACCGCGCCGCGCGGATGGTGGAACAGATGGAGCGGGACGGAATCGTGGGTCCGGCCAATGGGATGAAACCTCGCGACATCCTGGCGCCGGGGGGCGACTACCTGGCAGCGCCCTGAACGGGCCTCCGTGAACGAATCCGCGCGGCCGCCCGTCCAAACTCTCGAGAGGGCGGCGGGGAAGGGCAGCTTTCGCTAGGATGGGTTCACATGGTTTCGTCTGCAATCTACACGTCGTCACTCTGCGCGTGGCTGTCACTGGCGGCCGCAAGTCCCGTCAGCGCTTTTGGCCCGGGGCCTTCGGGCGGGTCGGCGGCGGCCGTGCGCTCCGCCCAAGATGCGCCTCGCGGGGCGGCGGCGTCCCGGGCGCAGGGCAAAGCGGTCGCTGCGAACGCGCCCTCCGAAGCCACGCCCAGGGACGACGGCCTGCCACTTGCCGACGTGATCGCACGCGTGCAAAGACACTACGACGGCACGCAGAGCTACCGGGCGTCCTTCGAACAAGCGCAGCTGAACGCCACGTTCGGCCGCACCACCCGCTCCTCGGGTGAGGTCACCTTCAAGAAGCCAGGGCGCATGCGCTGGGACTACACGTCACCCGAAAAAAAGACTTTCGTATCGAACGGTGACGTGCTGTGGCTTTACGAGCCAGAAGACAAGCAAGCCTTCAAGCAGGATCTCAAGAGCTCGCAGCTGCCCGCGGCGCTCGCGTTTCTGATGGGCAAGGGCAAGTTGTCGGATCAATTCGATGTCGAGTTCGCACCCCAGCTCACGTATGGGCGTCCCGGCGATTACCGTCTGTCACTCAAACCCAAGCAGGCGCAGTCGTCCTACAAGGCCATCTTCTTCATCGTGGATCCGCAGAGCTTCCACGTGCGGCAGACGGTCTTGGTAGACTCCCAGGGCAACATCAACGACGTGACCTTCAAGGACATGGTTCGCAACCCGAAGCTCTCCGATGCCACGTTTCAGTGGAAAGCGCCGGCAGGCGTTCGCGTGATCGACGCTGGCAAAGCTCGCCCCTGAGCTTCGGGCGTCATCTGGAGGGATGCGGTGCCCGCCCGATGACCACGAACTCGTTGTGAGGAAAGATGCGGCCCACCGCGCTCGGAAAGGGAAACGAGCGGTGTCCTTCCACGGGCACACCGGCTGCGGCACAGAGGCGCAGCAGCTTCGGAATGTCGAAGTACTCCACGTGGGTGGCGTCCGACGCGAACCCGGCTACCTGCGGCGCAATCAACACCACACGCCCCGCGGGCTTCACGAAAGGCAGATAGGCCGCGAGCAGCTCGCGCGCTTGCGAGAAGGTCATGTGCTCCACCACGTGCGCCAGGAGCAGGCTGTCGAACAGGTGGGGCCGGGCGTGGCGCGAGGCCAGAAAGTCCCGAGGAACGTAAGCCTCGAGCCCGCGGAGGCGACAAAGTTCCACGGCGCGGGGGCTGAGGTCGACGCCCACACCGTGGCCCCCCGCATTCGCGAGACTACGACCGACGCCACACCCCACGTCCAGAACGAACCCCAGCTCCAGTCGGCGCAGGTACCACCGATAGGGCCGCTGCACGTCGAGCAGCCGCTTCCACCACATCGTCTCGAGCCGGGCGAGTCGATCGGCGTAGTCATCGGGGGGATGCGGGGCGATGGCCATGGGAAAGAACGGGGCTCTACACCCTGACGGCAAGCCCGCAGGCCGTCAACCTGGCGCGCCCGGGAGAACCGCGTCCCCACGCCTGTGGGCCGGGTGTCGCGCTCATGCCGTTTTACGCGGGCGGCGGGGAGCGCGTCCGTTATGCTTCGCGCGACATGCAAGGGGCACTCACGAAGAAAGGGCGGGGCTGGTTTCGTCGCACCCTGCTGCAAATCCAGATCGGCGCCGTGCTCGGCCTCTTGGGCTGGACCCTGCTCGGCGCCTCGCTGCTCGGCTGGTGGTACACGCCGCCCGCGGGAGAGGCCATGTCCTGCGCTCCCACGGTGCGCCAGGCCCTGCAAGACTTCGCGCGCTACCAGGCCATCGCTGCAGGCGTGGGCGCTGTCGTCGTGATCGTCGTGGGCACGCTCGTGCGCCGCAGTCGTGTCGCGCCCGCGCCCGATGTCCCGGCACCTCCGGCAGCCGCCTCCTGAAACGACGAAACCCCGGTGCCGAACGCACCGGGGTCGTCAATCACGCCGGGGACTTGGCTCAGCCGAGGTTTGAAGCGGCGAAGTCCCAGTTGATGAGGTGCTTGCAGAACGTGTCGACGTAGTTCGGCCGCGCGTTGCGGTAGTCGACATAGTAGGCATGCTCCCAGACGTCGCACGTCAAGAGCGCCTTTTCTCCCGTGCGGAGCGGCGTCTCGGCGTTGGCCGTCTTCATGACCTTGAGCTTTCCGTCGGCCTCGACGAGCCAAGCCCAGCCCGAGCCGAACTGCGTCTTTGCGGCCTCACTGAACTGCTGGAGGAACGCGTCGACCGAGCCGAAGTCACGGACCAGGGCATCGGCCAGCTTGCCGGTAGGTTGCCCGCCGCCGTTGGGTTTCATGCTGTTCCAGTAAAACGTGTGGTTCCACACCTGAGCGGCGTTGTTGAAGACGCCACCCTCACTGGTCTTGACGATCTCCTCGAGGGACTTCGAGGATTCGGGCTTGCCCTCGAGCAGCTTGTTCAGGTTCGTAACGTAGGCCTGGTGATGCTTGCCGTAGTGAAACTCGATGGTTTCGGCGCTGATGTGGGGCGCCAGGGCGTCTTTCGCCCAGGGCAGTGCAGGTAGCTCGAATGCCATGGTGCTTGTCCTCTCCGTCTGAGGGTTTTCCGTGTGCGTTTTGACGCGGTGGCGGAGCATACCAGTCGAGGCCCTCTTGTCACCGCTGGCGTCCCTGGCGCCCGCGCGGTCTGGTGCGGGTTCGCGCGTGCCTCTTTCGCGAAACCATTCATCGGTTATAGTCATCCCAACTGACG encodes the following:
- a CDS encoding biopolymer transporter ExbD, with translation MGMGVNMNDAAVDDDGGGSESIVAEINITPLTDVFLVLLIIFMVTSTAMVETEKASRSGVKVSLPKSQSAGPVTKRRTDPVLTITKANEIYLFNKKIAPENLEAELRQAFASVESDVLLIRGDKNVALGSAVDLMSIAKRAGAAHINILTETAEK
- a CDS encoding HDOD domain-containing protein — encoded protein: MDNASDALVAELSRVVLKRVSDDDLTLPGLPWVLRRAASALGESPFDPDAVGRAIESDPLAVARLLRVANSPSYSDGTAVLTIAGALKRLGARIVRIVIDDAGCERLVVSRNDGINRARRRIWEHAVAVALVARDLAGFAGGLHGELAESAFVGGLLHDLGKPVMACLLLDSERRLLRTGLHRWLPEDDWVRVIRGGQTTVGRLMAVKWGFPSPIRHCIAEPYAYDPWKPHAISNFVCLANALVERSGLDMGPIDDAELGPVLQEGTRLLGVPESSLAWAGRDLEQRVLAFMGEWGLGSVVVA
- a CDS encoding methyltransferase domain-containing protein: MAIAPHPPDDYADRLARLETMWWKRLLDVQRPYRWYLRRLELGFVLDVGCGVGRSLANAGGHGVGVDLSPRAVELCRLRGLEAYVPRDFLASRHARPHLFDSLLLAHVVEHMTFSQARELLAAYLPFVKPAGRVVLIAPQVAGFASDATHVEYFDIPKLLRLCAAAGVPVEGHRSFPFPSAVGRIFPHNEFVVIGRAPHPSR
- the lolA gene encoding outer membrane lipoprotein chaperone LolA, whose translation is MVSSAIYTSSLCAWLSLAAASPVSAFGPGPSGGSAAAVRSAQDAPRGAAASRAQGKAVAANAPSEATPRDDGLPLADVIARVQRHYDGTQSYRASFEQAQLNATFGRTTRSSGEVTFKKPGRMRWDYTSPEKKTFVSNGDVLWLYEPEDKQAFKQDLKSSQLPAALAFLMGKGKLSDQFDVEFAPQLTYGRPGDYRLSLKPKQAQSSYKAIFFIVDPQSFHVRQTVLVDSQGNINDVTFKDMVRNPKLSDATFQWKAPAGVRVIDAGKARP
- a CDS encoding MotA/TolQ/ExbB proton channel family protein, with protein sequence MTWETLRDLIRDEWLILGLLLLWSLAGLTVICERFYSLWNVLPKSEAFKDRVIAAIEAQDLPKAVALSETSNEPLAEVFDKGLKTYKKYPDKTAAVVTSQRLAVTSQFKRYLWALGTVGSSAPFVGLFGTVVGILKAFQSMAAAGTGGFKVVAGGIAAALVATAAGLMVAIYAVIAYNYFVARVGAIGVQYKLFCEEFLMALGEMKTSPAPAEAIKPTKTEAAADSAA
- a CDS encoding DNA translocase FtsK 4TM domain-containing protein, which encodes MAAKGKTSNAPSRGRAKELAGIGLLGFGIFSLISMVSEQAGARGLMGPGGAATARMLYALAGFASYLLVGALLVLAVRSFRGRSLWAGIAETVGALGLVAGLAVLLHLPFATRHTAASGPGGLLGQWLGEILASFIGTVGAALAAATVLFVSLTFVSRLRAEHALGFVGAVSLKSFALAREAVGALGRLVVEMFPRRDPSEDLDEDEDEDEDEPESEPPALAAVAPAEPQGKGRKHKRLAAVDRTDAFEKTLVSFPGKPLEDDESEAVRVGAGPRLKAPREPKETAKGRKPRGRGPEASPGAGLPQAAERDAGDVRPPLAARAPAADLDVDDEDIEAQSPLIRSAAEEEGGEDLAARDDDALKPSDIPIIVAPAVRPPEPPKKHEGPSFIKLSEGDFRLPSTELLAYEPPKGEVLDRQALYEMAERLEQAFSNYGVKGKVKEIHMGPVVTMYEFAPAPGTRTGKIARLEDDLAMALEAQAVRIVAPIPGKAVVGVEVPNKLRETVYLKEILEDRCFTDAGSKLQVCLGKDIKGSPVSVNLAKMPHLLVAGTTGSGKSVAVNSMITSMLYNASPEEVRFIMVDPKMLELSIYEGIPHLLLPVVTDPTKANLALRWAVEEMERRYELLAKTGVRDIAGFNVKVEKHLSDKSRQMAEAKAAAEAAGDAAQVFDTAGVIDLALAEDESARQAATTEDDLKAKLPYIVIVIDEFADLMMVAPKDVETSVARIAQKARAAGLHLILATQRPSVDVITGLIKANFPSRIALQVASRIDSRTILDQPGAETLLGNGDMLFSDRGTKLRRVHGAFLSDQEVHDVVHFLTKQAKPVYDMDILKPRDEEGAEDGGAPRENDFSDPLYDQAVAIVCDTRQASVSFIQRRLQIGYNRAARMVEQMERDGIVGPANGMKPRDILAPGGDYLAAP
- a CDS encoding HAMP domain-containing protein; protein product: MARAAVNPVAALPRTHISLGGGLASCEVVSTVAELLGVGAPLWWVLARLPMSTPLRLGAVLSATLCLASLLRLLDVARPLLAVHARRVRGDVVPPALGDSAQRALTHLPGETGVIRFCAWVFVVLVTLGWAVAFKALGPGAALRIAGMSVIHAAGVAALRARLFEGWLRRRRPWLLPNVDGMRVYMVVYRRRLARAAVLVLAVGHGVWLWLTEATVGVGGADLGAWGWPALAVALVFWARSLRRRTRAIEAYFDLVYRRPSTRGPSRDEPAAVPAFKAAQGLPYRLSSYLVMSLALTFLAAVALGRWWLRFDAQVAARLLIVGVVVVLAAGGFTLMLLRRVMNPYLRHLGSRHHLPLGTIRAPVGLGGRLAVVLASFGACLAGPWVLVHVAPGPASLLPGLVGLLLATGLALLFVRDTVAPLIALELRSEEMARGELARPVSPAGEADEIGRLTVAFEEMRRALRDRLRSTESINVDLEREVRRRTEALEKRNTELAEALEKLHRAQDDLVRSEKLASMGRLVAGIAHEINNPVNAVINTLEPLTEQLDEIERAAGAGDVLALSRDAKDMLGVIRRGAARTRAIVRALHNYSRGDDQQFRSVDLGRVVNDTLDLLRHQLREVDVHVDVPSPCEVWAVPGQIDQVVMNVVVNAAQALTGRKGHISIRVVPTDDTWDLFIADDGPGIPKDVLPKIFDPFFTTKNVGEGAGLGLSIVHGIIERHGGTVRVDSGDEGTTFVLSLPLRARDPSSAAG